In Streptococcus gallolyticus subsp. gallolyticus DSM 16831, the sequence TGGTAACTGATAAAGTCATTCAACAAGTTGAAGAGTTATCCATGTTAGCACCGCTTCACAATCCTGGAGCAGCTCTTGGAATTAGAGCTTTTAAAGACCTTTTGCCTGACATTACAAGTGTTGTTGTTTTTGATACCGCTTTTCATGCAACAATGCCCGAAGTAGCATACCGCTATCCGATTGCAAATCGTTATTATACTGATTATAAGATTCGTAAATATGGTGCCCATGGAACAAGTCACCAATATGTCGCGCAAGAAGCGGCAAAGGTTTTAGGAAAACCTTTGGAAGATTTGAAATTGATTACTTGCCATATTGGTAATGGGGTGTCCGTGACTGCGATCAAGGACGGTAAATCTGTTGATACTTCAATGGGCTTGACACCGCTTGGTGGAACAATGATGGGGACACGTTCAGGAAGCATTGATCCTGGTGTGATTACGTATTTACTAGAATGTGAACCAAATCTCGATAGCCCTCAAAAAATTCGTACGGTATTAAATCGCGATTCAGGTCTTCTTGGTATTTCTGAGAAATCAAGTGATATGCGTGATATTCTTGCTGGAAAAGAAGAGGGCGATGAAAAATGTCAGTTAGCTTATGACATGTATATTGATCGATTACGAAAATACATTGCACAGTATTTTGCGGTTTTGAATGGCGCCGATGCTATTGTCTTTACGGCAGGTATCGGTGAAAATTCAAGCGTTGTTCGTGAGGATATTATTTCTGGCATGACTTGGTTTGGTGTTGATACGGACCCAGCTAAGAATGTGTCAGGAGCCTACGGCGTTATTTCAACAGATCAAGCGCGTGTGAAAACTATGGTTATCCCAACCGATGAAGAACTTGTGATTGCGCGTGACGTTGAACGTTTTAAAAATTCTACTAATTAAGTTATCAAATATTATGATAAGACCAGAAAAGTTGACCTGAATGGGTCAGCTTTTTTGATTATTTTATAAAAAATGTAAAATAAACTTGACAAAAAATGTAAAGTAAACTATACTAAAAATGTAAAGTCTCCTTTACCAATTGATGCGATATGGAGGAGGAAATGGAAACAAAAATCCAAGAACTACGCAAAGCAAATAAAATTAGTCAAGCAGAACTGGCAGAAGCGTTAGCTGTGACAAGGCAGACGATTATCTCACTTGAAAAGGGACGTTATAATGCTTCTTTGGAGTTAGCTCATAAAATCGCTAAATACTTTGGGAAAACAATTGAAGAGATTTTTATTTTTGAAGATGAAAAGTAGGAGAAAAAGATGAACACACTTTATGAGACTATGAAAAACAGCAATCATGTGACGTTGAAAAACATTGGTCTTGCTACGCTAAGTTTAGGGTAACTATTGTTACTTACGGCATTGGTGGCTAATCTGAGTGACCTTTTATCAGGTTTTTTACTAGCAATGAGTATCATGTTAAACGTATTATCTATTACTTTTTTTCAAGATAAAATTTTGGGGAAATAAAGGGAGAAAATTTTGGTTTTAAAAGCTTTAATAAGTCTAACTCGGAAAAAGACATTGGAAGAATATCGTCATTATATGATGACAGTATCATTAAGTTTTCTATTTGTTGCTGCTTTATGTTTATTGATTTCATTTTTTATCAAGACCAATGATTTTGCGGCTGGTTTATTACTAGGCGGAGGAGTAGCAGGATTAGTAGTTGCTATCTATTATTTAACTTTGACAAGGCAGCCGAATCGGTTAAAAGCAGCTTACATAGCAGCTTATGATGAGCGCAATCAATTTATTTTGAGGGTGACAGCTATATCAACTTTGATTTTCTTATTTTTAGAGAATTTTATGTTGATTATCTTATATGCTTTTATGGGCGTGGTGTTAACGTATCCGATAGTTTTGCTGATTTGGTTGTATAGTTTATTTTTGGGATTTGTTTTCTTTAAACTAATATTTACAAGAATTTTATAAGAGGTGATATCATGAAAAAATTTTTAACAGCTTTAAAATATTTCTTTTTGGCCTTAGGATTGATTTTACTGGAACAGTTGCCAACTGCTTTTATTACGGCAAATCAACCATTTTGGCAATCTGTATTAATTACTTTAGCTCTTTTGGTAGTTGCTGCTTTCACAGTCTATGTTGCTAAGCGAGTTGGGCTGTTGAATCATTTAGAGGAATTAAAGACCTGGCAAGCTTGGAAGACGGTTTTGATAGGCTTTGTTGTACTAACTGTCGTTAAGTATATTGGTGGTATTATTTTACTTTTAGAAAATGGTCTTGGGGCAAATACAGAAAACCAAGCAGCACTTGAACAGCTTGGAATGTCACCTCTTTTGTTAATTGTATTGACTGTTATTGCTGCACCGATTGTAGAAGAAACAGTTATGCGTGGACTTATCTTAGGACGTACCTTTAATAATTCTTATTTTGGTGTTATCATTAGCTCTCTTCTTTTTGGTTTATTGCATATGCCAACTAATATTGGAAGTTGGGTTATTTACGGTGGTATGGGATTGGTACTTGCTGTTGTTTATCATAAGACACAGAAACTGGAGTATACAATAGCTATCCATTTTATCAATAATGCATTGGGAGTGCTTCTTATGCTCCTGTAAGGTAAAGTTTCATAATTGATTATATTAATTTAACCCAAGCTACCTAAGAAAAGGAGACTTGGGTTATTTTTATTTGTTTTTATCAGAAAATTTGCTATTTTTAAGGGAATTATTTTGTCGAGAGATGAGGATATGCTAAAATATGAAATATATACTTTTTTGCTGATAGGAGATTAAGTTGGAAAAGTTTGGGATTAAAGTACGTGCATTAAGAGAGGAAAAGGGAATTTCACGTGAGGAATTCTGTGGTGATGAAACAGAATTGTCTGTGAGACAGCTAGCTAGAATTGAGTCCAATCAGTCAATTCCTAGCCTAAGTAAAGCCCAATTCATTGCCAATCAACTTGGTGTTACCTTGGGTACAATGACGGATGGTGATAGCTTGGAATTGCCTAGACGGTATGAAGAGTTAAAGTATCTTTTGATTCGTACGCCGACATATGGGGATAAAGTTAGACTGGGACGTAAGGGAGAATACTTTGATGAAATTTCAGAGAAATTTTATGATATTATTCCCGAAGAAGAAAGATTAATCATTGATTGCTTACAGGCTAAACTGGATGTCCATTTTAGTGATGATGTTAATTTTGGTGAAGGAATTTTAAATGATTATTTTGACCAAGTTAACCGAAAACAATTGTTTAACATTAATGATTTGATTTTGATTGACCTCTATTTTATTTGTTTGGAATCGGCTAAGACAACTGAAGGAATTTATAGTATAACTTTTTACGATAAACTGATGAAGAGACTAATCAATCAAAAACGTATTTCGCCAGAAACCGATTTGATTTTAAATAATGTGTTGTTAAATAATATTGATTTAGCATTTAAATATGGACGAGAAAATTATGTTGAACGTGTTATTGAAATCAGTAATAGTATTATGACAGAAATTCATGACTTCCAGCGTCGCCCAATTTTAAGTCTGGTAGAGTGGAAGTATTATTTAAAGTTTAAACATGATTTTGTTGCAGCAGAACAGTCTTTTACAAATGCAACATTATTTGCAAGATTAGTTGGCGATACCTATTTAGAAAATAAGTTGAAAGAAGAATGGAAATTGGATACAACAACATGACATTTTTGTCATGTTGTTTTTTTATAGAATTTTTTATAATAAGAACAAAGATAGGGGAAAGGAGAAAATAAATGTTTGGAAGTTTAGGAAATTGGTGGGGATTATAATCTTCTACAAGAATAATTCTCTATGAGTCTTGTTCTTGAAATAATGGATTGTAGGCAAAATTTTAAATAATATTATGGGAATGAGGAACTGGCAGAATGCCTTCTGCGTTCTTAGTTAAAAAATAGATTAGATAAGATAAAGTCAGAAAGGGAAGTGTTTTGAAACGGCAAGATGCTTCTTTTTTTGTTGTAGTTCTATTATTTTTTACAAACTTGTTATATGAATTGCGATAATTTCCGAACAAATATGTTATAATGTATTTATATAATTCGTAAAATATATTTTTGCGTACTTTGTTGAGTTTGGAGCTTAGGCTCCTGTGATGTTTGTATTGAGGTATTTTTACTTATGAAACTTTTAGTTGTTGGCTCTGGTGGGCGCGAGCACGCTATTGCTAAGAAGTTGTTGGAATCTCCTCAAGTGAATCAGGTTTTTGTAGCACCTGGTAATGATGGCATGACACTTGATGGACTTGATTTGGTAAATATCGGTATTTCCGAACATTCTAAGCTGATTGATTTTGCGAAAGCTAATGATATTGCTTGGACATTTATTGGACCTGATGATGCTTTGGCTGCAGGAATCGTTGATGATTTTAATGCTGCTGGTTTGAAAGCATTTGGACCAAGTAAAGCAGCTGCAGAGCTTGAATGGTCTAAAGATTTTGCTAAATCAATCATGGCTAAATACCATGTTCCAACAGCTGCTTACGGCACTTTCTCAGATTTTGAGCAAGCAAAGAGCTATATTGAAGAACACGGTGCACCAATTGTTGTTAAGGCTGACGGTTTGGCGCTTGGTAAAGGTGTTGTCGTTGCCGAAACAGTAGAACAAGCGATCGAAGCAGCGCATGAAATGTTGCTTGATAATAAATTTGGTGATTCTGGTGCGCGTGTGGTCATTGAAGAATTTCTTGATGGTGAAGAATTTTCATTATTTGCCTTTGTTAATGGTGATAAATTCTATATCATGCCAACTGCACAAGACCACAAACGTGCTTTTGATGACGATAAAGGTCCTAATACTGGTGGTATGGGAGCTTATGCACCAGTTCCACATTTGCCACAAAGTGTTGTTGACACAGCTGTAGAAACAATTGTGAAGCCAGTTCTTAATGGTATGATTGCGGAAGGGCGTCCATATCTTGGTGTTCTTTATGCAGGACTTATTTTGACAGCTGATGGTCCAAAAGTTATCGAATTTAACTCACGTTTTGGTGACCCTGAAACCCAAGTTATCTTACCACGTTTGACATCTGATTTTGCTCAAAATATCACTGACATTTTAGATGGCAAAGCTCCAGAAATCACTTGGACAGATAAAGGGGTCACTCTTGGTGTTGTTGTGGCTTCAGAAGGTTATCCAGTTGCTTATGAAAAAGGTGTCCGCCTTCCAGAGAAAACGTCAGGTGATATTATCACTTATTATGCAGGTGCTAAATTTGCTGATGATAAAGCACTTCTTTCAAATGGTGGTCGGGTTTACATGCTGGTAACAACTAAGGAAGATGTTAAATCAGCACAAGATGTTATCTATGCTGAACTTGCAACTCAAGACACAACAGGTCTTTTCTATCGAAACGATATCGGAAGCAAAGCTATTGGACGTTAAACCAAAATGTATTTTAGTCAGCGCTTGTCTTTTGGGCGAAAGATGTAAGTATAACGGAGGTCATAATTACAATCAAGCCCTTGTAGATTATGTTGCTGACAAAGATGTGATAGCTGTTTGTCCAGAAGTGTTAGCAGGTTTGCCTACACCACGAGAACCAGTTGAATTGTGTGACGGTCGTGTTGTTGATGTTGCTGGTAATTGTTATGATGAGATGTTTGAAAAGGGCATTAAACGTTGTCTAGATGAAATGGCTGGAAAGTCAATTGATTTAGCAATTTTACAATCACGTAGTCCGTCATGTGGTGTTAATCAAGTCTATGATGGAAACTTTTCTGGACAAAAAGTGGCAGGTAGTGGGCTCTTTGCTCAAAAATTAAAAGAACTTGGCTATCATGTTGTTGATGTTGAAGATATAAAACAATTGGAAGGAAAATAATGAAACCATTAATTTCAGTTATCATGGGTAGTAAATCTGATTGGGCTACCATGAAAAAAACAGCAGAGGTACTTGATCAATTTGGTGTGGCGTATGAAAAGAAAGTTGTTTCTGCACATCGTACACCAGATTTGATGTTTAAACACGCCGAAGAAGCACGAGGGCGTGGTATTAAGGTGATTATTGCTGGTGCTGGTGGTGCTGCTCATTTGCCTGGTATGGTCGCAGCTAAAACGACACTTCCAGTTATTGGTGTTCCTGTGAAATCACGCGCGCTTAGCGGACTGGATTCGCTTTATTCAATCGTTCAAATGCCTGGCGGAGTACCTGTGGCAACTATGGCTATCGGAGAGTCAGGAGCAACTAATGCTGCCCTAACAGCTCTTCGTATTTTGGCAATTGAAGATACTGAATTGGCAGAAAAACTAGAAAACTTTGCACTTGAACAAGGTAAAGTTGCGGAGGCTTCAACAGATGAACTCGACTAAAACAATCGGTATTATCGGTGGTGGACAACTTGGGCAAATGATGGCTATTTCAGCTATCTATATGGGGCATAAAGTGGTTACTTTGGACCCCGCAGCAGATTGCCCAGCTTCACGTGTGAGTGATATGATTGTGGCACCTTACGATGATGTTGAAGCTATGCGTGAACTAGCAAAACGCTGCAATGTGCTCACTTATGAGTTTGAAAATGTTGATGCGGATGCTTTGGATGCGGTTGTCAAGGAAGGGCAATTACCGCAAGGAACTGATTTGCTTCGTATTTCGCAAAACCGTATCTTTGAAAAAGACTTTCTAGCTAAAACAGCAGGTGTGAAAGTAGCACCGTACAAGGTCGTCACATCAAGTCTTGACCTTGAGGATATTGATTTATCTAAGAAATACGTTTTAAAAACAGCAACTGGCGGTTATGATGGTCATGGTCAAATCGTGATTAAATCAGTTGAAAACTTAGCTGACGCTAACAAATTAGCCAATTCTTGCGAATGTGTTTTGGAAGAATTTGTGAATTTTGACCTTGAAATTTCAGTGATTGTTTCAGGAAATGGCAAGGATATGACCGCTTTTCCAGTACAAGAAAATATTCATCGCAATAATATCTTATCTAAAACAATTGTACCAGCTCGCATTTCTGATGAACTTGCTCAAAAAGCGCAGGCTATGGCTGTTCAAATCGCTGAAAAACTGGAATTATCTGGTACACTTTGTGTCGAAATGTTTGCGACACCTGATGATATTATCGTCAATGAAATTGCACCACGTCCCCATAATTCAGGACACTATTCAATTGAAGCCTGTGATTTTTCACAATTTGACACACATATTTTGGGAGTTCTCGGCTTGCCACTTCCAAGAATTCACCTCCATCAACCAGCTGTTATGCTGAATGTTCTTGGACAACACATGGAAAAAGCACAAGCTTATGTGCAAGAAAATCCTAGCGCTCACCTCCACCTTTATGGTAAACTAGAGGCAAAACATAACCGCAAAATGGGACACATTACTTTGTTTAGTGATGAACCAGATACCATTGCGGAAATGGGGGAAGGAATGGATTTTTAAAGTGTTAATCGGAGGAAATATGCTGAAAATCATTGTTCATGCTTATATTGATAATGCTGAGAAAGCTATCGTTGAAGTCGTTTTTGCTTCTTCTGATAAGTCTCGTATTTCTGAAAAAATGGCAGAACTGACAAATAAGTACCCCAATGATTACCTTGTTGTTTATGATTTACCACTTGATACAGATTTAACAACTTTACCTCACTATCCATCTGTTGAAATTGGTAAGGAAGATTTTAATTAATTGTGTTAGTTATTTTATTGATATAACTAAAAAAAGGAAAGGAGCTAGGGTGTTAACTGTATTCGCTTAACGCCCTTAATATCTTAAACATGATCGATCGTTATTCACGCCCTGAGATGGCGGCAATTTGGAGTGAAGAAAACAAATACAAAGCTTGGCTTGAAGTTGAAATTTTGGCTGACGAAGCTTGGGCTGAATTGGGAGAAATTCCTAAAGAGGACGTCGCTAAAATCCGTGCCAATGCAAGCTTTGACGTTGACCGTATTTTGGAAATTGAACAACAAACACGTCACGACGTTGTGGCATTCACTCGTGCAGTTTCTGAAAGTCTTGGGCAAGAACGTAAATGGGTGCACTATGGCTTGACATCAACTGACGTTGTTGATACAGCTTATGGTTACCTTTACAAACAAGCTAATGAAATCATCCGCAAAGATTTGCATAATTTCCTTGAAATCATTGCTAACAAAGCTAAAGAACATAAATTTACAATCATGATGGGACGTACTCACGGTGTCCATGCTGAGCCAACTACCTTTGGTTTGAAATTGGCAACTTGGTACAGTGAAATGAAACGTAACATCGAACGTTTTGAACACGCTGCTGCTGGTGTTGAAGCTGGTAAAATCTCAGGTGCTGTTGGTAACTTCGCTAACATTCCACCATTTGTTGAAGCTTATGTGTGTGAAAAACTTGGTATTCGTGCACAAGAAATTTCAACACAAGTTCTTCCACGTGACCTTCATGCAGAATACTTTGCAGTTCTTGCTAGCATTGCAACATCAATTGAACGTATGGCAACTGAAATCCGTGGTCTGCAAAAATCTGAACAACGTGAAGTTGAAGAATTCTTCGCTAAGGGGCAAAAAGGTAGCTCAGCTATGCCTCACAAACGCAACCCAATCGGTTCAGAAAATATGACAGGTCTTGCACGTGTTATTCGTGGTCATATGGTAACAGCTTACGAAAACGTGTCACTTTGGCATGAACGTGATATCTCTCACTCATCTGCTGAACGTATTATCTCACCAGATACTACAATCCTTATTGATTACATGCTTAACCGTTTTGGAAATATCGTGAAAAATTTGACTGTTTTCCCAGAAAACATGATTCGCAACATGGGGTCTACTTTTGGTCTTATTTTCAGCCAACGTGTAATGCTTAAATTGATTGAAAAAGGAATGACACGTGAACAAGCTTATGACCTTGTTCAACCTAAGACAGCTTATTCTTGGGATAACCAAGTTGACTTCAAACCACTTCTTGAAGCTGATGAAGAAGTCACTTCACGTTTAACACAAGAAGAAATCGATGAATTGTTCAATCCATCATACTACACTAAACGTGTTGATGAAATCTTTAACCGTATCGGTTTAGGAGATTAATAATAGAATACCTGAGACGAGTAGTCTCAGGTATTTTTTATGTTGTTTTGTCAGAAAATTCGCTATTTTTAAGGGAATTATTTTGTCGAGAGATGAGGATATGCTAAAATATGAAATATATACTTTTTTGCTGATAGGAGATTAAGTTGGAAAAGTTTGGGATTAAAGTACGTGCATTAAGAGAGGAAAAGGGAATTTCACGTGAGGAATTCTGTGGTGATGAAACAGAATTGTCTGTGAGATAGCTAGCTAGAATTGAGTCCAATCAGTCAATTCCTAGCCTAAGTAAAGCCCAATTCATTGCCAATCAACTTGGTGTTACCTTGGGTACAATGACGGATGGTGGTAGCCTGGAATTGCCTAGACGGTATGAAGAGTTAAAGTATCTTTTGATTCGTACACCGACATATGGGGATAAAGTTAGATTGGAGCGTAAGGGAGAATATTTTGATGAAATTTCAGAGAAATTTTATGATATTATTCCCGAAGAAGAAAGATTAATCATTGATTGCTTACAAGCTAAACTGGATGTCCATTTTAGTGATGATGTTAATTTTGGTGAAGGAATTTTAAATGATTATTTTGACCAAGTTAGACGAAAGAAGAACTTTCAAATTAATGATTTGATTTTAATAGATTTATATTTTGCTTGCCTTGCTTCTGCTAAATCGTTTGTGGGAATCTATAGCTTAGATTTGTATGATGAATTAATGGAGTGTTTACTAAATCAAGAAAATCTTTCACTAGAAACTTCTTTGATTTTAAATAATGTTTTGTTAAATAATGTAGATTTGGTTTTACGATTCCATAGAGAATCTTTTATGAAACGAATTATTATAAAAAGTGACACTATCATGACAAGTGTTCATGATTTTCAAAGACGTCCAGTTTTAAGTTTAGTTGAGTGGAAATATTATTTACAATTTAAAAAAGATTTTTTAGCGGTACAAAAATCTTACTCCAATGCTATTTTATTTGCTAACTTAATTGGAGATACTTATTTGGAAAATAAGCTTAAAGAAGAATGGGAATTGGATACAACAACATGACATTTTAGTGGGGATGTAATAGAAGTGAGCTAGGCAAGTAATACTTGTGAATTTTGGAATTGCCTTTGCTCTTAGACGCATAAAAAGACAAACCTCAAGAAAAGAGGTTTGTCTTTTGTTTGAAGCGCCGTAGAGGCGGTTTTTATTTACAAAGCTTTTGCTTTATCGATAGTGGCATCGATACTTGAAATGACACTTGCTGTCAATCCTGTTTTTTCAAGGTCGAGAAGTCCTGCGATGGTTGTTCCGCCAGGGCTTGAGATTTTATCAATCAAGTCATGTGGGCTGTCAGAACCTTGAAGAAGATTTTCAGCACTAGCAAGGACCGTTTGTGTCACGATATCGAGTGATTTTTCTTTTGGAATACCGTATTTGACACCAGCTTTGGCAAGAGCTTCGATAAATAGGTAAATGTAAGCCGGGCTAGAGCCTGCAAGAGCTGTAAAAGTATCAAAGTCTTTTTCAGGAATGTCAAAAGTTGAACCAAAGCTGTCAGTGATTTCTTTGGCGGTTGCTAGGAGTTCTGCAGAAACGTTGTCATTGCTACAAATCGCTGTTGTACTTTTTAGAATTTGAGCATTGAGGTTTGGCATGATACGAATTAATGGAAGATTTGGGTCTGTTAATTTACCAAGGCGTTCCAATGTTACCCCTGCTGCCATTGAAAGAATGGGTTGGTGGAAGTGAAGTCCAGCAAGGACTGGTTCAAACATTTGTGGTTTGATACCAAGGATAACCAAATCAGATTGGTCAATGAGTTCTTGGTGTGAAAGAGCTGCTTCAACTTCAAGCTGCTCTGCGATTTCGCGTGAGCGAGGAAGTGAAGATCCTGAAATGATGATATCGTGCGATGTTGTGTTGAGTCCGTTGATAATGGCAGTTGCCATTTTTCCAACTCCGATAAATCCAATTTTCATAGTAAGACAAAGGGGAAGTGCAACAGAGCTGCTTAATGACCTGAGTCCCCTAGCTCCTTTCTAGTATTTTTTGATGAGGTCAACAGTTGAGCGGTCTAATTTTTTAACAATAGCTTGAAGGAAAGCTTGCGCTTGCAAGAAGTCATCCATAGCATAAAGGCTTTGGTGTGAATGAATGTAACGCGCACAAACACCGATAGTTGTCGATGGGATACCACCGTTTTTGAGGTGAGCAGCACCAGCATCTGTACCACCTTTGGCAGCATAATATTGATATTTGATACCAGCTTCTTCAGCGGTTGTGAGTAAGAAATCACGCATATCTTTTAACATGATATGTCCTGGGTCGTAGAAACGGAAAAGTGTTCCGTCGCCAATTTTACCTTGGTTGCCATAAATGTCACCAGCAGGTGAGCAATCAACGGCGAAGAAGAGTTCTGGTTGGAATTTTGTGGCAGAAACGTGTGCGCCACGAAGACCAACTTCTTCTTGAACATTAGCACCAGCAATGAGAGTGTTATCAAGTTTTTGCCCTTTAAGGCTTTCAAGCAATTCGGTTACCATAAGCACACCGAAGCGATTGTCCCAAGCTTTAGAGATAACATTTTTTTGGTTGGCTGTGAGAATTGTTTCAGATTTTGGTACGATGATGTCGCCTGGAAGAATGCCAAATGATTCTGCTTCAGCTTTGTCTGTAAATCCAGCGTCGAAAATGATGTCATCGATTTTTGGAAGAGCAGCAGAGCCATTTGCTCCACGAAGGAAATGCGGTGGAACAGAACCAGAAACGACTGGAATGGCGCGACCGTCACGTGTGTAAAGAGTAAAACGTTGTGAGCTTAGCACCAAAGGATTCCACCCACCAATGCCAACAGCACGCATGGTACCGTCAGCTTTGATGTCGCTGACCATGAAACCAACTTCGTCCATGTGAGCGGCAACCATGATGCGTGGTGCATTTTCAGCAGCAGAGTTTTTAATACCAAAAATACCACCAAGACCGTCAGTTTGCACGTCATCAACAAGCGGTGTGATTTTTGAACGAAGATAGTTACGAACGCTATGCTCGTATCCTGCAATACTATCAAGTTCTGTGATTTCTTTTATTTTTGAAAATAATTCTGACATAAAAACCTCGATTCTTTCATAAATGAATAGTTATTTTCTGATTTAAACTCCAAATGCCTCAGAATAGGCTAATGTGCCATGCAACGGAGGAGCTGATTGAATCAATTTAATCCCCATAAAATGATTGCTCGGAACATCGAAGGGAGGGAGAATGCCCCAGTTTTTTGCTGCTTGATAGCCAAATCTTGAGTAATATTGAGGGTCACCTAAGACAATACTATAAGGAAACTGTAGAGCTTGCGCTAATTGATGCCCTTTCTTAACTAGGGCGGATCCAATCCCTTGCTGTTGATAATCGGGATGGACAGCGAGGGGAGCTAAAGCTAGGACAGTAGTATGATTGACCTGTGCTTTGGTGAATAAGATATGACCGACTATCTGACCGTCAAGCTCGGCAACTAAAGATAATTCGGGAATGAATTCTTTGCTTTGACGTAGTCGTCGGACAAGTAAATGTTCTTGATGATCAGAATAAGGTAGGGATGCAAATGCTTTTTTGATAACCTGATCAACAGCAGTAATATCTGATGCTTGCTCTTGTTTAATAAACATGCGTTCTCCTTGTGCTTCTTGTATCCTGTAACTATAGCCTTTGGTAAGCATTATCAGTAGCAACTATGACAACTTCAGATTGACATTGAGTAACAGTTTGTTGGTTGGCGTTCTTCTTAGCCTTCAGTCAAAGGCAAACAAGACACTAACTGAGAATCCCTCTACCATAACGATGCTACGAAATCCGATAGTCTGAACCAGTGGCTAGCTTTGTCGTAATTGTTTCTACGTGACTGCATTATATCATATTCTGTGAAAGTCTGACAGTCTCAATCTTAACCAAGTAGATTTGTTTAATCTTAGTGCTTATATAAGTGCTGAAGTGGTAGC encodes:
- the pepA gene encoding glutamyl aminopeptidase, which encodes MSELFSKIKEITELDSIAGYEHSVRNYLRSKITPLVDDVQTDGLGGIFGIKNSAAENAPRIMVAAHMDEVGFMVSDIKADGTMRAVGIGGWNPLVLSSQRFTLYTRDGRAIPVVSGSVPPHFLRGANGSAALPKIDDIIFDAGFTDKAEAESFGILPGDIIVPKSETILTANQKNVISKAWDNRFGVLMVTELLESLKGQKLDNTLIAGANVQEEVGLRGAHVSATKFQPELFFAVDCSPAGDIYGNQGKIGDGTLFRFYDPGHIMLKDMRDFLLTTAEEAGIKYQYYAAKGGTDAGAAHLKNGGIPSTTIGVCARYIHSHQSLYAMDDFLQAQAFLQAIVKKLDRSTVDLIKKY
- the proC gene encoding pyrroline-5-carboxylate reductase — translated: MKIGFIGVGKMATAIINGLNTTSHDIIISGSSLPRSREIAEQLEVEAALSHQELIDQSDLVILGIKPQMFEPVLAGLHFHQPILSMAAGVTLERLGKLTDPNLPLIRIMPNLNAQILKSTTAICSNDNVSAELLATAKEITDSFGSTFDIPEKDFDTFTALAGSSPAYIYLFIEALAKAGVKYGIPKEKSLDIVTQTVLASAENLLQGSDSPHDLIDKISSPGGTTIAGLLDLEKTGLTASVISSIDATIDKAKAL
- a CDS encoding GNAT family N-acetyltransferase, whose protein sequence is MFIKQEQASDITAVDQVIKKAFASLPYSDHQEHLLVRRLRQSKEFIPELSLVAELDGQIVGHILFTKAQVNHTTVLALAPLAVHPDYQQQGIGSALVKKGHQLAQALQFPYSIVLGDPQYYSRFGYQAAKNWGILPPFDVPSNHFMGIKLIQSAPPLHGTLAYSEAFGV